One window from the genome of Methanospirillum lacunae encodes:
- a CDS encoding flavodoxin family protein, producing MKITTICGSNRRKGATKCILGSIEKEIKQANISGLKTKNISLSDVHLEPCKGCLKCKKKGHCVIPDDFGKIAFRMIHSDLIVIGSPVYFSDVSSPVKALIDRSVSLWHTKLLKDKKVIFVAATMESGTEHTLETLKIWAKDHEMNVISTIEGIGEEVKDVLSNEKTIQQIKDSVGAFKLTLPCES from the coding sequence ATGAAGATTACAACAATTTGCGGAAGCAACAGAAGAAAAGGGGCAACCAAGTGTATTTTGGGATCTATTGAAAAGGAAATCAAACAGGCCAATATTTCAGGACTTAAAACGAAAAATATCTCATTATCAGATGTTCATCTGGAGCCCTGCAAAGGCTGTTTAAAGTGTAAGAAAAAAGGACACTGTGTTATACCTGATGACTTTGGAAAGATAGCATTTCGGATGATTCACAGTGATCTTATTGTTATTGGATCTCCGGTCTATTTCTCTGATGTCAGTTCACCAGTGAAGGCTCTGATTGACCGGTCCGTTTCACTCTGGCATACAAAACTACTGAAAGACAAGAAGGTGATCTTTGTAGCAGCCACAATGGAGAGTGGAACTGAGCACACATTAGAAACTCTGAAGATATGGGCAAAAGACCATGAGATGAACGTAATCTCAACTATCGAAGGGATTGGTGAAGAAGTAAAAGATGTTCTCAGTAATGAAAAGACAATACAACAAATAAAGGACTCAGTAGGGGCATTTAAATTAACTCTTCCATGTGAGTCTTAA